A window of the Gammaproteobacteria bacterium genome harbors these coding sequences:
- a CDS encoding DUF1838 domain-containing protein, with protein MNADWSMHRRQLLGMLGGSAVLAAGWGAASPAADATSLSAQAALDLDDPGSRVRNFVKASARLDAGRVIWATRAEVYAFLPPDQLVPAVRVKGCEQQWIRPLSDTEFLSFDSLVSYYCDFESDKVMREFDNPFTGARNAVRPNISRMTEGREISPRGVVYRVMRRAYPDFYADSDFDVVIRQVGDTVSFQGENRWPDEFIRPPAGSKLSMFARGADLADPDRSSAPANFAGHVLMPFFPWMEMADRPGHLLWHVQGYKITSLEDLDGDYLAAAHADLGDRFEQSPEFDSEPSRFARRLKAMGRLPD; from the coding sequence ATGAACGCGGATTGGTCGATGCACCGAAGGCAGCTGCTTGGCATGCTGGGCGGCAGCGCCGTGCTCGCCGCCGGCTGGGGCGCCGCAAGCCCGGCAGCGGACGCCACGTCACTCAGCGCGCAGGCCGCGCTTGATCTCGACGACCCGGGATCGCGTGTGCGCAACTTCGTCAAGGCGAGCGCGCGGCTGGACGCCGGGCGGGTCATCTGGGCCACGCGCGCCGAGGTCTATGCCTTCCTGCCGCCCGATCAGCTTGTGCCGGCGGTGCGGGTGAAAGGCTGCGAGCAGCAGTGGATCCGGCCGCTTTCGGACACCGAATTCCTGAGCTTCGACAGCCTGGTCAGCTACTACTGCGATTTCGAAAGCGACAAGGTGATGCGCGAGTTCGACAACCCGTTCACGGGCGCGCGCAATGCGGTCAGGCCCAACATCAGCCGCATGACCGAGGGACGGGAGATTTCTCCGCGCGGCGTGGTCTATCGCGTCATGCGCAGGGCCTACCCGGATTTCTACGCAGACTCGGATTTCGATGTCGTGATTCGGCAGGTCGGCGACACCGTTTCTTTCCAGGGCGAGAACCGGTGGCCGGATGAGTTCATTCGCCCGCCGGCCGGATCGAAGCTCAGCATGTTCGCCCGCGGCGCCGACCTCGCCGACCCGGACCGAAGCAGCGCACCGGCCAACTTCGCCGGCCACGTCCTGATGCCGTTTTTCCCGTGGATGGAGATGGCGGACCGTCCCGGTCACCTGCTGTGGCACGTGCAAGGCTATAAGATCACGTCCCTTGAGGATCTGGACGGGGACTACCTTGCAGCCGCGCACGCCGACCTGGGCGACCGATTCGAACAGTCGCCCGAATTCGACAGCGAACCTTCGCGGTTCGCGCGCCGGCTCAAGGCGATGGGGCGCCTGCCGGATTAG